From one Catellatospora sp. IY07-71 genomic stretch:
- a CDS encoding MMPL family transporter, translated as MSTEPMPRSRWRPSFLLEWYAEIVVWLRWVIVAAWLAATAAAMVYLPALGQGGSDLGQLVSVDNPAVRSEVRSFERFGLPLLSRISIVQRDPSGLPASVQADAVARAQAVSEGKLADSAILAAIPVANTLKLLPGARENGTTIITMLFTAPDAGFAEQLEAAQKFAAEQYDADDAVVGVTGSVPARVEQGGIVLSSLPWLEAITVVAVFVIVAVAFRSLVAPLLALGVAGIAIMLTLHVGGELAGRFGVPVPQETQPLLVALLLGVVTDYVVFYLSGVRTRLAAGEGRLEAARQAGSRFTPIIATAGATAAAGTGALIVADSAAFRAFGPGMAVAVLIGMLVSVTLVPALLAILGRAALWAPGRRAAADPAEQPEHTGGRWARLLTRPLVALPVLLLCVGGLVAAALPARHMGLGVSFVEALPADHPARKAAAEAEAGFAAGILSPTELLLEGDGVASRTEQLTRLQQELSKRTGVAAVIGPADRAIPSELNLFRSPDGGAARYLLVLDDEPLGATAVRTLTSLDADLPGLLEAAGLGGTGFSLGGDTAIAKVIVDQTMSDLGRIALAALAANLLFLMLYLRALWAPLALLACSVLAIGATLGATTWLFQEHLGADGLTFYVPFAAAVLLVALGSDYNIFGIGPAWNEARHRPLREALAITLPQSARAIRTAAFTLAVSFGLLAIVPLRPFRELAFALSVGILLDAFVVRSVLAPALLTVMEAIGGRGGLERVHKVVHQRQPEPEPERKPEPEPERKPEPQPQPVSATESARPAAGPPKQES; from the coding sequence ATGAGCACCGAACCGATGCCGCGCAGCCGGTGGCGGCCCAGCTTCCTGCTGGAGTGGTACGCCGAGATCGTGGTCTGGCTGCGCTGGGTGATCGTCGCGGCCTGGCTGGCCGCCACGGCCGCCGCGATGGTGTACCTGCCCGCGCTCGGCCAGGGCGGCAGCGACCTCGGGCAGCTCGTGTCGGTGGACAACCCGGCGGTGCGCAGCGAGGTCCGCTCGTTCGAGCGGTTCGGCCTCCCGCTGCTGAGCCGGATCTCGATCGTGCAGCGCGATCCGTCCGGGCTGCCCGCCTCCGTGCAGGCCGACGCCGTCGCCCGCGCCCAGGCGGTCAGCGAGGGCAAGCTCGCGGACTCCGCGATCCTCGCCGCGATCCCGGTCGCGAACACCCTGAAGCTGCTGCCCGGCGCGCGTGAGAACGGCACCACGATCATCACCATGCTGTTCACCGCCCCGGACGCCGGCTTCGCCGAGCAGCTCGAAGCCGCGCAGAAGTTCGCCGCCGAGCAGTACGACGCCGACGACGCCGTGGTCGGCGTGACCGGCTCCGTGCCGGCCCGCGTCGAGCAGGGCGGCATCGTGCTGTCGTCCCTGCCGTGGCTGGAGGCGATCACCGTCGTGGCCGTGTTCGTCATCGTCGCGGTGGCGTTCCGGTCGCTGGTCGCGCCGCTGCTCGCGCTGGGCGTGGCCGGGATCGCGATCATGCTGACGCTGCACGTCGGCGGCGAGCTGGCGGGCCGGTTCGGCGTGCCGGTCCCGCAGGAGACGCAACCGCTGCTGGTCGCGCTGCTGCTCGGCGTGGTCACCGACTACGTCGTGTTCTACCTGTCCGGGGTGCGTACGCGCCTGGCGGCGGGGGAGGGGCGGCTGGAGGCGGCCCGCCAGGCGGGCTCCCGGTTCACCCCGATCATCGCCACCGCCGGGGCGACCGCGGCCGCGGGCACCGGCGCGCTGATCGTGGCGGACTCGGCCGCGTTCCGGGCCTTCGGCCCGGGTATGGCGGTCGCCGTGCTCATCGGCATGCTCGTGTCGGTGACGCTGGTCCCGGCGCTGCTGGCCATCCTCGGGCGCGCCGCGCTGTGGGCGCCGGGCCGCCGGGCCGCCGCCGACCCCGCCGAGCAGCCGGAGCACACCGGCGGCCGGTGGGCCCGGCTGCTCACCCGCCCTCTGGTGGCGCTGCCGGTGCTGCTGCTGTGCGTGGGCGGCCTGGTCGCCGCCGCGCTGCCCGCCCGGCACATGGGCCTGGGCGTCTCGTTCGTCGAGGCCCTCCCGGCCGACCATCCCGCGCGCAAGGCCGCGGCCGAGGCCGAGGCCGGCTTCGCCGCGGGCATCCTGTCGCCCACCGAGCTGCTGCTGGAGGGCGACGGCGTGGCCAGCCGCACCGAGCAGCTGACCCGGCTGCAGCAGGAGCTGTCGAAGCGGACCGGCGTGGCGGCCGTCATCGGTCCGGCCGACCGGGCCATCCCGTCCGAGCTCAACCTGTTCCGGTCGCCCGACGGCGGCGCGGCCCGCTACCTGCTCGTGCTCGACGACGAGCCGCTCGGCGCGACCGCCGTGCGGACCCTCACCAGCCTGGACGCGGACCTGCCCGGCCTGCTGGAGGCCGCCGGGCTGGGCGGCACCGGGTTCAGTCTCGGCGGCGACACCGCCATCGCGAAGGTCATCGTCGACCAGACCATGTCCGACCTGGGCCGGATCGCGCTGGCCGCGCTCGCCGCGAACCTGCTGTTCCTCATGCTCTACCTACGGGCGCTGTGGGCGCCGCTGGCGCTGCTGGCATGCAGCGTGCTGGCTATCGGGGCCACGCTCGGCGCGACCACCTGGCTGTTCCAGGAGCACCTCGGCGCGGACGGGCTGACCTTCTATGTGCCGTTCGCCGCCGCCGTGCTGCTGGTCGCGCTCGGGTCCGACTACAACATCTTCGGCATCGGCCCGGCCTGGAACGAGGCCCGGCACCGGCCGCTGCGCGAGGCCCTGGCGATCACCCTGCCGCAGTCGGCGCGGGCCATCCGCACCGCGGCGTTCACCCTCGCGGTGAGCTTCGGCCTGCTCGCGATCGTGCCGCTGCGCCCGTTCCGGGAGCTGGCGTTCGCGCTGTCGGTGGGCATCCTGCTGGACGCGTTCGTGGTGCGCTCGGTGCTGGCCCCGGCGCTGCTGACCGTCATGGAGGCGATCGGCGGCCGGGGCGGCCTGGAGCGGGTGCACAAGGTCGTGCACCAGCGGCAGCCGGAGCCCGAGCCCGAGCGGAAGCCCGAGCCCGAGCCCGAGCGGAAGCCGGAGCCGCAGCCGCAGCCGGTGTCCGCGACGGAGTCGGCGCGGCCCGCGGCCGGGCCGCCGAAGCAGGAGAGCTAG
- a CDS encoding YihY/virulence factor BrkB family protein, with translation MPDHPETSPSTPPPPDAGPRSPAQFSPRAWWAVVRRTAKEADTDSLQVWAAALTYYGVLSLFPGILVLVAAVGLIDDRLVDQVLAEVFPIMPGAVQEIFTAALENVQANDAKAGVAAIIGLAVAMWSASGYIDAFMQASNAIYDVPEGRPLWKRLPLRLAVTLVTGVLLVVSVLIVVLSGRLAEAVGDVLGLPGPAVTAWQILKWPVLVILIGALFGLLYWASPNARQGGFRWITPGCVVAVVLWVAASAGFGFYAAHFGSYAETYGSLGGVIVFLIWLWLSNLALLLGAELDAELERQRAIAAGHPAGQEPYLQMRDSKAVEPRDKQNL, from the coding sequence ATGCCTGACCACCCCGAGACATCCCCGTCCACGCCCCCGCCACCGGACGCGGGGCCCCGCAGTCCCGCTCAGTTCAGCCCGCGCGCCTGGTGGGCGGTGGTGCGCCGCACCGCCAAGGAGGCCGACACCGACAGCCTCCAGGTATGGGCCGCCGCGCTGACCTACTACGGCGTGCTGTCGCTGTTCCCCGGCATCCTGGTGCTGGTCGCGGCCGTCGGGCTCATCGACGACCGGCTCGTCGACCAGGTGCTCGCCGAGGTGTTCCCGATCATGCCCGGCGCGGTCCAGGAGATCTTCACCGCCGCGCTGGAGAACGTGCAGGCCAACGACGCCAAGGCCGGGGTCGCCGCGATCATCGGTCTGGCTGTGGCAATGTGGTCGGCCTCCGGTTACATCGACGCGTTCATGCAGGCGTCCAACGCCATCTACGACGTGCCGGAGGGGCGGCCGCTGTGGAAGCGGCTGCCCCTCCGGCTCGCCGTAACGCTGGTGACCGGCGTGCTGCTGGTCGTCAGCGTGCTGATCGTGGTGCTCAGCGGTCGCCTGGCCGAGGCCGTGGGCGACGTGCTGGGACTGCCCGGACCGGCCGTGACCGCCTGGCAGATCCTCAAGTGGCCGGTCCTGGTGATCCTGATCGGAGCGCTGTTCGGGCTGCTGTACTGGGCCTCGCCCAACGCCCGGCAGGGCGGCTTCCGGTGGATCACTCCCGGCTGCGTCGTCGCGGTGGTGCTGTGGGTGGCGGCGTCGGCCGGTTTCGGCTTCTACGCCGCGCACTTCGGCTCGTACGCCGAGACCTACGGCAGCCTGGGCGGCGTCATCGTGTTCCTGATCTGGCTGTGGCTGTCCAACCTGGCGCTCCTGCTCGGCGCCGAACTCGACGCCGAGCTGGAGCGCCAGCGGGCCATCGCCGCCGGCCACCCGGCCGGGCAGGAGCCCTACCTGCAGATGCGCGACAGCAAGGCCGTCGAGCCCCGGGACAAGCAGAACCTCTGA
- a CDS encoding DNA alkylation repair protein: MADLKDNIDDASIARLAAAVARVHPAFPAARFAADAATGLAPLALKQRVSVVAGALAAHLPQRFPQAGRVLRETVGATPLDMWSAWPATEYVAVHGLDHPDEALDTLAALTSHATAEFAVRPYLAAHAEHTLRRLHVWAEDPDQHLRRLASEGSRPRLPWASRVPLLADPQVTIPLLDRLHDDPEPYVRRSVANHLNDITKDHPDTALATARRWAATGGDGTTWVIRHALRSLVKQGHPEALELLGYDHGADVAVTGLTVTPGTLPIGGQVTIAFTLTAGAGARAAVDYVVHHAGARGPRAPKVFKLTTADLAPGVPREVTRRHTFQHVSVRRLHPGPHRIDIQVNGRVLAGTSITLLDGE; encoded by the coding sequence GTGGCCGACCTGAAAGACAACATCGACGACGCGAGCATCGCCCGGCTGGCGGCCGCCGTCGCCAGGGTGCACCCGGCCTTCCCGGCCGCGCGCTTCGCCGCCGACGCCGCGACCGGGCTCGCGCCGCTGGCCCTCAAGCAGCGCGTGTCCGTGGTCGCCGGAGCGCTCGCCGCGCACCTGCCGCAACGGTTCCCGCAGGCCGGGCGGGTGCTGCGGGAGACCGTCGGGGCGACCCCGCTGGACATGTGGAGCGCCTGGCCCGCCACCGAGTACGTCGCCGTGCACGGTCTGGACCACCCCGACGAAGCGCTGGACACCCTCGCCGCCCTCACCTCGCACGCCACGGCCGAGTTCGCGGTCCGCCCCTACCTGGCCGCGCACGCCGAGCACACCCTGCGCCGGCTGCACGTCTGGGCCGAAGACCCCGACCAGCACCTGCGCCGCCTGGCCTCCGAGGGCTCCCGGCCGCGGCTGCCCTGGGCCTCCCGCGTGCCGCTGCTGGCCGACCCGCAGGTCACCATCCCGCTGCTGGACCGGCTGCACGACGACCCGGAGCCGTACGTGCGCCGCTCGGTGGCCAACCACCTCAACGACATCACCAAGGACCACCCGGACACCGCCCTGGCCACCGCGCGGCGCTGGGCCGCCACCGGCGGCGACGGCACCACCTGGGTGATCCGGCACGCGCTGCGCTCCCTGGTCAAGCAGGGGCATCCCGAGGCGCTGGAGCTGCTCGGCTACGACCACGGCGCGGACGTGGCCGTCACCGGCCTGACCGTCACGCCCGGCACGCTGCCCATCGGCGGTCAGGTCACCATCGCGTTCACGCTGACCGCCGGGGCCGGGGCGCGGGCCGCCGTCGACTACGTGGTGCACCACGCGGGCGCCCGCGGGCCCCGCGCGCCGAAGGTGTTCAAGCTGACCACGGCGGACCTCGCGCCCGGCGTGCCGCGCGAGGTCACCCGGCGGCACACCTTCCAGCACGTCAGCGTCCGGCGCCTGCACCCGGGGCCGCACCGCATCGACATCCAGGTCAACGGCCGCGTCCTGGCCGGCACCTCGATAACCCTGCTCGACGGGGAGTGA
- a CDS encoding AI-2E family transporter: MPSSATAPPPTTEALAEARWQASLRSVQQRLRAGRDRTPLVLPDFGDQHEEEVPADADQAVPYWLRLAGAWGWRFLVLAAVGWVLLSLTARLAQVIVPLAIALLLAALLSPAVQVLRHRLRLPASLATAVVLFGGVLGAVGLVTLLVTQLIDGTPELSENASAGLRQIREWLRTGPLHLSTHQLDAAVDAGGAWVRDNRQNLTSGLFATAGASFQILVTAMLILVVTFFFLRDGRRLWHLAMIAVPRRARRPVLEAGNAGWLTLVAYVRATVIVAFIDALGIGLALVLLRVEFAFVLAALVFLASFIPILGATVSGAVAVLVALVDQGPVTAVIVLAAVILVQQLEGHVLQPLIMGRAVSIHPLAVIVALAAGVAVAGIVGALVAVPIVAVLNTALRHLMQGRQPAPDAVVVTADPTP; encoded by the coding sequence ATGCCCAGCTCCGCCACCGCCCCGCCACCGACCACCGAGGCGCTCGCCGAGGCCCGCTGGCAGGCGAGCCTGCGCTCGGTGCAGCAGCGGCTGCGCGCGGGCCGCGACCGCACCCCGCTGGTGCTGCCGGACTTCGGCGACCAGCACGAGGAGGAGGTCCCGGCCGACGCCGACCAAGCGGTCCCCTACTGGCTGCGCCTGGCCGGCGCGTGGGGCTGGCGCTTCCTCGTCCTCGCGGCCGTCGGCTGGGTGCTGCTGTCGCTGACCGCGCGGCTCGCCCAGGTGATCGTCCCGCTGGCCATCGCGCTGCTGCTGGCAGCGCTGCTCTCCCCGGCGGTGCAGGTCCTGCGCCACCGGTTGCGGCTGCCCGCCTCCCTGGCCACCGCGGTGGTGCTGTTCGGCGGGGTGCTCGGGGCCGTGGGTCTGGTGACGCTGCTCGTCACCCAGCTCATCGACGGGACCCCCGAGCTGAGCGAGAACGCCTCGGCGGGCCTGCGGCAGATCCGCGAGTGGCTGCGCACCGGGCCGCTGCACCTGTCCACGCACCAGCTCGACGCTGCCGTCGACGCCGGCGGCGCCTGGGTGCGCGACAACCGGCAGAACCTGACCAGCGGGCTGTTCGCCACCGCCGGCGCGAGCTTCCAGATCCTCGTCACCGCGATGCTGATCCTGGTGGTGACGTTCTTCTTCCTGCGCGACGGGCGGCGGCTGTGGCACCTGGCGATGATCGCCGTGCCGCGGCGCGCGCGGCGCCCGGTGCTGGAGGCGGGCAACGCGGGCTGGCTGACGCTGGTCGCGTACGTGCGGGCCACCGTCATCGTCGCGTTCATCGACGCGCTCGGGATCGGCCTGGCCCTGGTGCTGCTCCGGGTCGAGTTCGCGTTCGTGCTGGCCGCGCTGGTGTTCCTGGCGTCGTTCATCCCGATCCTCGGGGCGACCGTGTCCGGCGCGGTGGCGGTGCTCGTCGCGCTGGTCGACCAGGGCCCGGTCACCGCCGTGATCGTACTGGCCGCGGTGATCCTGGTGCAGCAGCTCGAAGGCCACGTGCTCCAACCGCTGATCATGGGGCGGGCCGTGTCGATCCATCCGCTGGCGGTGATCGTGGCGCTCGCCGCGGGCGTCGCCGTCGCCGGCATCGTCGGCGCCCTGGTCGCGGTGCCGATCGTGGCGGTGCTCAACACCGCGCTGCGGCACCTCATGCAGGGCCGCCAGCCCGCCCCCGACGCCGTCGTCGTCACCGCAGACCCGACTCCCTGA
- a CDS encoding MarR family winged helix-turn-helix transcriptional regulator — MDPQADESPPSWRGLPSWLLSQTAGHAQRLVTDGFSAVGARGYHYRLLATLAEHGPASQATLGRRSGIHLSDMVAAINELAERGQVQRAPDPSDRRRNIVSLTAAGRRQLRLLEQELAARQDELLAPLTPEERGQLTELLSRLLDHHDRRAGATAEPWR; from the coding sequence ATGGACCCTCAAGCCGACGAGAGCCCGCCGAGCTGGCGGGGCCTGCCGAGCTGGCTGCTCAGCCAGACGGCCGGTCACGCGCAGCGGCTGGTGACCGACGGCTTCTCCGCCGTGGGCGCGCGCGGCTACCACTACCGGCTGCTGGCGACGCTGGCCGAGCACGGCCCGGCCAGCCAGGCCACGCTGGGCCGCCGCAGCGGCATCCACCTCAGCGACATGGTGGCCGCGATCAACGAACTCGCCGAACGCGGCCAGGTCCAGCGTGCCCCGGATCCGTCCGACCGGCGGCGCAACATCGTCTCGCTGACCGCCGCGGGCAGACGGCAGCTGCGGCTGCTGGAGCAGGAGCTGGCCGCGCGCCAGGACGAGCTGCTGGCGCCGCTCACCCCCGAGGAGCGCGGGCAACTGACCGAGCTGCTGTCCAGACTGCTCGACCACCATGACAGGCGTGCCGGCGCCACCGCGGAGCCGTGGCGCTGA
- a CDS encoding sulfate ABC transporter substrate-binding protein: MKNRIRATAAFAAAVLALSACGGGGAESGTPGSSATLHIVGFAVPEQANKAIAAEWNKTDAGKGVKFQTSYGASGDQSRAVVAGLKADYVHYSVSSDVTRLVDAGLVAKEWNAGPNKGIVSSSIVVLAVREGNPKNIQGWDDLVKPGIQIVTPNPASSGAARWNALAAWGHIAANGGTDAQATDFVTKLFGNVVALPGSGRDATTAFLGGTGDVLLAYENEAILATQAGEKFDWVVPNTTILIENPGAILTNADPKAKEWLDFVLSKDGQRQFALKGFRPIIEGVDTKGVEGAKDPDNPFPAPQKLLTVSKDFESWSALSKKFFDEKEGIIVKIIAASGKAK, from the coding sequence ATGAAGAACCGGATCAGAGCAACCGCCGCATTCGCCGCCGCCGTGCTGGCGCTGTCGGCCTGCGGCGGCGGTGGTGCGGAGAGCGGCACCCCGGGTTCCAGTGCCACGCTGCACATCGTCGGGTTCGCGGTGCCCGAGCAGGCCAACAAGGCGATCGCGGCCGAGTGGAACAAGACCGACGCGGGCAAGGGCGTCAAGTTCCAGACCTCCTACGGCGCCTCCGGCGACCAGAGCCGCGCCGTGGTGGCCGGCCTCAAGGCCGACTACGTGCACTACTCGGTCTCCAGCGACGTGACCCGCCTGGTCGACGCCGGCCTGGTGGCCAAGGAGTGGAACGCCGGCCCGAACAAGGGCATCGTGTCGTCCTCGATCGTGGTGCTCGCGGTGCGCGAGGGCAACCCGAAGAACATCCAGGGCTGGGACGACCTGGTCAAGCCCGGCATCCAGATCGTCACCCCGAACCCGGCCTCCTCGGGCGCGGCCCGGTGGAACGCGCTGGCGGCGTGGGGCCACATCGCGGCCAACGGCGGCACCGACGCCCAGGCCACGGACTTCGTGACCAAGCTGTTCGGCAACGTCGTCGCCCTGCCCGGCAGCGGCCGTGACGCCACCACCGCCTTCCTCGGCGGCACCGGCGACGTGCTGCTCGCCTACGAGAACGAGGCGATCCTGGCCACCCAGGCGGGCGAGAAGTTCGACTGGGTCGTGCCGAACACCACGATCCTGATCGAGAACCCGGGCGCGATCCTCACCAACGCCGACCCGAAGGCCAAGGAGTGGCTGGACTTCGTGCTCAGCAAGGACGGCCAGCGCCAGTTCGCGCTCAAGGGCTTCCGGCCGATCATCGAGGGCGTCGACACCAAGGGCGTCGAGGGCGCCAAGGACCCGGACAACCCGTTCCCGGCGCCGCAGAAGCTGCTGACCGTCTCGAAGGACTTCGAGAGCTGGTCGGCGCTGTCGAAGAAGTTCTTCGACGAGAAGGAGGGCATCATCGTCAAGATCATCGCGGCCTCGGGCAAGGCTAAGTGA
- a CDS encoding DUF4235 domain-containing protein, which yields MNKQTVMYKPIGIVGGVLAGAIAGAAFKQVWRVASGSREAPHATDRTKGMAEILVAAAVQGAIFGLVKAAVDRGGAHAVKSLTGRWPD from the coding sequence ATGAACAAACAGACGGTGATGTACAAGCCGATCGGCATCGTCGGCGGCGTGCTCGCCGGTGCGATCGCGGGTGCGGCGTTCAAGCAGGTCTGGCGGGTGGCTTCGGGGTCGCGCGAGGCGCCCCACGCGACCGACCGGACCAAGGGCATGGCCGAGATCCTGGTCGCCGCGGCGGTGCAGGGGGCCATCTTCGGCCTGGTCAAGGCGGCCGTCGACCGCGGTGGCGCGCACGCGGTCAAGTCGCTGACGGGCCGCTGGCCCGACTGA
- a CDS encoding serine hydrolase — protein sequence MIFHSRTLLALVLLLGACTAPADAARQAPSPQAEAIAKIVRDAMTAGSLRAVIFKVTRGDQVVTSAAFGESLDGVPATTAMRFRNGAVAFAYLGTLLMLLVEEGRAKLDDPVQRWMPDLPEAGKVTLKMLANQTSGYPDFETDPAWNAAFNADPFQSWTFEERMKYAFSRPVQFPPGTNWSYAHTNFMILGEILAKIGGKPLDVLLREKVLDPMGLRDTVASDTGAIPEPVLHSFSSEGRQALGVPAGTGFYEEATFWNADWGTPNGASQTTTIDDMARTAIAVGEGTLLSEASYRAMTDPNLLGFGHPQDSCKPSCFTQVEGYNYGLGVVRSGGWLLQNPLLGGYSATEAFLPAERVGISVAVTYLPGAFDCQGNYPNASDVLFRQIAAQVTPKQAPPMPAPFQKAVC from the coding sequence GTGATCTTTCATTCGCGGACGCTGCTCGCGCTCGTGCTCCTGCTAGGGGCATGCACGGCGCCCGCCGATGCGGCGAGGCAGGCACCGAGTCCACAGGCCGAGGCGATCGCGAAGATCGTGCGCGACGCGATGACGGCCGGCTCGCTGCGAGCCGTCATCTTCAAGGTGACCAGGGGCGACCAGGTCGTAACCAGCGCGGCGTTCGGCGAGTCGCTGGACGGGGTGCCCGCGACCACCGCGATGCGCTTCCGCAACGGCGCCGTCGCGTTCGCGTACCTCGGCACGCTGCTGATGCTGCTCGTCGAGGAGGGCCGGGCCAAGCTCGACGACCCGGTGCAGCGGTGGATGCCGGACCTGCCCGAGGCGGGCAAGGTCACCCTGAAGATGCTGGCCAACCAGACCAGCGGGTATCCCGACTTCGAGACCGACCCGGCCTGGAACGCGGCCTTCAACGCCGACCCCTTCCAGTCCTGGACCTTCGAGGAGCGGATGAAGTACGCGTTCTCCCGGCCGGTCCAGTTCCCGCCCGGCACCAACTGGAGCTACGCGCACACCAACTTCATGATCCTCGGCGAGATCCTCGCGAAGATCGGCGGCAAGCCGCTCGACGTGCTGCTGCGCGAGAAGGTGCTGGACCCGATGGGTCTGCGCGACACCGTGGCGAGCGACACCGGGGCCATCCCCGAGCCGGTCCTGCACTCGTTCAGCTCGGAGGGCCGCCAGGCGCTGGGCGTCCCCGCTGGCACCGGGTTCTACGAGGAGGCGACGTTCTGGAACGCCGACTGGGGCACCCCGAACGGCGCGAGCCAGACCACCACCATCGACGACATGGCCCGGACCGCGATCGCCGTGGGGGAGGGCACGCTGCTGTCGGAGGCGAGCTACCGCGCCATGACCGACCCGAACCTGCTCGGCTTCGGGCACCCGCAGGACAGCTGCAAGCCCTCCTGCTTCACCCAGGTCGAGGGCTACAACTACGGCCTGGGTGTGGTCCGCTCCGGTGGCTGGCTGCTGCAGAACCCGCTGCTCGGCGGCTACAGCGCCACCGAGGCGTTCCTGCCCGCCGAGAGGGTCGGCATCTCCGTCGCGGTGACCTACCTGCCGGGCGCCTTCGACTGCCAGGGGAACTACCCCAACGCCAGCGACGTGCTGTTCCGGCAGATCGCCGCGCAGGTGACTCCCAAGCAGGCGCCGCCGATGCCGGCTCCGTTCCAGAAGGCCGTCTGCTGA
- a CDS encoding DUF6767 domain-containing protein, which produces MPDSVHTAAKPPRVDARCPLRPGQPCTLCQLDVTGPQDCPLVYLVMSDDELRDGVRRGGAAR; this is translated from the coding sequence ATGCCGGACTCGGTGCACACTGCCGCGAAGCCGCCACGGGTGGACGCGCGATGCCCGCTGCGCCCCGGGCAGCCGTGCACCCTGTGCCAGCTCGACGTGACCGGCCCACAGGACTGCCCGCTCGTCTACCTCGTCATGTCCGATGACGAGCTGCGCGACGGCGTGCGGCGCGGTGGCGCGGCGCGCTGA
- a CDS encoding CsbD family protein produces the protein MGALDEAKHKGQELLGKAKEKVGDLTDNHSLQAEGLADQAKAKVNQAGDEVRDAVRGRDRDEDDLRSQR, from the coding sequence ATGGGTGCGCTGGACGAGGCGAAGCACAAGGGCCAGGAGCTGCTCGGCAAGGCCAAGGAGAAGGTCGGCGACCTGACCGACAACCACTCCCTGCAGGCCGAGGGCCTGGCCGACCAGGCCAAGGCGAAGGTCAACCAGGCCGGTGACGAGGTCCGCGACGCGGTGCGCGGGCGCGACCGCGACGAGGACGACCTGCGCTCCCAGCGCTGA
- a CDS encoding epoxide hydrolase family protein: MIQPFRIDIPQADLDDLRDRLARTRWPNEVADAGWHYGFPLARLRELAERWRTGYDWREHEARLNELPHFTTEIEGQRIHFVHVRSDDPDALALVLTHGWPGSFLEFLDVIEPLRRDFHLVIPSIPGYGFSGPTHEGGWDIVRVARAWAELMRRLGYERYGAQGGDFGSGISLALGAVAPERVVGVHVNYLPTRPDPDADVRLSASDEARLDKVRQLMANRPAYQALLATTPQTIGYALTDSPVGQLAWIAERFAQWTDPRTPVGDDRMLTDISLYWLTATAASSARLHRDAPRGAPSCPVPVGVAVFPHDITQSVRPLAERLYDIRHWSEFERGGHFAAMEVPDLLAEDVRQFFHKLA; the protein is encoded by the coding sequence ATGATCCAGCCGTTTCGCATCGACATCCCGCAGGCCGACCTCGACGACCTGCGCGACCGGCTCGCCCGGACCCGCTGGCCCAACGAGGTCGCCGACGCCGGTTGGCACTACGGCTTCCCGCTGGCGCGGCTCAGGGAGCTGGCCGAGCGCTGGCGCACCGGCTACGACTGGCGCGAGCACGAGGCCCGACTCAATGAGCTGCCGCACTTCACCACCGAGATCGAGGGCCAGCGGATCCACTTCGTGCACGTGCGTTCGGACGACCCGGACGCGCTGGCGCTGGTCCTCACCCACGGCTGGCCCGGCTCGTTCCTGGAGTTCCTGGACGTGATCGAGCCGCTGCGCCGCGACTTCCACCTGGTGATCCCGTCCATCCCGGGGTACGGCTTCTCCGGGCCGACCCACGAGGGCGGCTGGGACATCGTGCGGGTCGCGCGGGCCTGGGCCGAGCTGATGCGCCGCCTGGGGTACGAGCGCTACGGCGCGCAGGGCGGCGACTTCGGCTCGGGCATCTCGCTGGCCCTCGGCGCGGTCGCGCCCGAGCGGGTCGTCGGGGTGCACGTCAACTACCTGCCGACCCGCCCCGACCCGGACGCCGATGTCCGGCTGTCCGCGTCGGACGAGGCGCGGCTGGACAAGGTCCGGCAGCTGATGGCCAACCGCCCAGCATACCAGGCCCTGCTGGCGACCACCCCGCAGACCATCGGGTACGCGCTGACCGACTCGCCCGTCGGCCAGCTCGCCTGGATCGCCGAGCGCTTCGCCCAGTGGACCGATCCGCGCACGCCGGTCGGCGACGACCGGATGCTCACCGACATCTCGCTGTACTGGCTGACCGCGACCGCGGCCTCCTCAGCGCGGCTGCACCGGGACGCTCCCCGCGGGGCCCCGTCCTGCCCCGTGCCGGTCGGCGTGGCGGTGTTCCCGCACGACATCACGCAGTCGGTGCGTCCGCTGGCCGAGCGGCTGTACGACATCAGGCACTGGTCGGAGTTCGAGCGCGGCGGCCACTTCGCCGCTATGGAGGTCCCGGACCTGCTCGCCGAGGACGTCCGGCAGTTCTTCCACAAGCTCGCCTGA